Part of the Candidatus Binataceae bacterium genome is shown below.
CGGTGCGCTGATAGTGCGCGGCGATCTCGCGCCAGTCTTCGGCATCCAGCTGAGCCGCGATCTCGGTGGACCCGACCAGGTCCGAGAACAACACCGTCAGATGGCGGCGCTCGCCATCGTCCGAGGCAGCAGCGCCGCCTCGAACGGTGGGGGCGCGAATCTCAGAGGCAGGTCGCGAAGGTGAGGGCGGCGGTGCAGAACCGCCGGCGGCCACCAGCGCGGCACCGCAATCCCCGCAGAATCGCTTGCCGGCCGGATTGTCTGCTCCGCACCGGGGACAGCGATTCGCCAGCGCCTCGCCGCAGTCGCCGCAAAATCGATTGCCTCCGGAGGTTTCCGCACCACACTTCGAACAGCGCATTGAGACTCTTAATCGCTGGAAGGCCAGCCGCCGGAATTCGGACCGAACTTGTCCGGCGCCACGCGGCGCGAACAAACCAGACTATGCTGCGCTTTGGCTGTTCGAGCAAATAGGACTTTGGTCCAAGGCCATTTCTAAGGTTGGGAGGTCTGGTGGGGGTTGCCACTAGAGTACACTAAGCCGCACGCCAAGCCTCTGCCATCGCGGACCCGAGGTAATTCTGACGATTCGAATCAGCCGCTCTGCCCGATGCTCGGTCTGACCGGCACCGCCACAGCGTAATGGGGCGGACTATGTTATGAGGCCTGGATTCCATCCGGACCAGGACCGCATTTCTAAGGTCCATCAACCAGCTCCTTCCATCACGGCGATGCCACTTTGATTCAGCTTTGATACAATTCGAGAGCGCCCAATGGAAATAAGGTTGTGCGTCACGTCTCTGGACCCCTGCAAAACCTTTGATCTTACGATGTTTTAGGACACCAGTGGACGTTAGTCCGCCTTACGCACATGACTCAAAATCCACCGTGGGTAACCACATGCGGGTTCAAGTCCCGCCCTCGGCACCAAAATTCTCTCGATAGATGCTTACGAGAGGACGAGTCTTCGGAGTGCACCCACCC
Proteins encoded:
- a CDS encoding zinc ribbon domain-containing protein, with the translated sequence MRCSKCGAETSGGNRFCGDCGEALANRCPRCGADNPAGKRFCGDCGAALVAAGGSAPPPSPSRPASEIRAPTVRGGAAASDDGERRHLTVLFSDLVGSTEIAAQLDAEDWREIAAHYQRTAAAAVTRLGGHVAKYLGDGLMVYFGWPQAHEDDAERAVRAGLAVVDEVAALNGRLATE